A genomic region of Pseudomonas migulae contains the following coding sequences:
- a CDS encoding MOSC domain-containing protein: protein MNLTSNIDHVFAGGMGVLKPEGQRSGIFKQQRSGPARVELQGIVGDEHADPRVHGGPEKAVHHYAAENYQRLAQAFAQCAHELIPGSLGENISAFGLTEKNVHIGDVFQVGSAVLQVSQPRSPCWKINHRFDAERMSMHVAKERITGWYYRVLQPGVIEAGDVIELLDRQTQRFSTDEFWRVQLSHRPLIDDLLALAATPGLAEDWKRRLSERAKWLQKAVHNN from the coding sequence ATGAACCTGACTTCAAACATTGACCATGTATTTGCCGGCGGCATGGGTGTCCTGAAGCCTGAAGGGCAACGTTCGGGCATCTTCAAACAGCAACGCTCGGGGCCTGCTCGCGTCGAACTCCAAGGAATTGTCGGCGATGAACACGCCGATCCCAGGGTGCACGGCGGTCCGGAAAAAGCGGTTCATCACTATGCGGCGGAAAACTATCAGCGCCTGGCGCAGGCCTTTGCGCAGTGCGCCCATGAGTTGATCCCCGGCAGCCTCGGGGAAAACATTTCAGCGTTTGGACTTACTGAAAAAAACGTGCACATCGGCGATGTATTCCAGGTGGGCAGTGCGGTGTTGCAAGTCTCCCAGCCGCGCAGCCCGTGCTGGAAAATCAATCATCGGTTTGATGCCGAGCGCATGTCGATGCATGTCGCCAAGGAGCGGATCACCGGTTGGTATTACCGGGTTCTCCAGCCCGGCGTTATTGAGGCCGGGGACGTCATCGAACTGCTGGACCGGCAGACCCAACGCTTTTCCACCGATGAGTTCTGGCGGGTGCAGCTGTCGCACCGGCCTTTGATCGACGATCTGCTGGCGCTGGCCGCCACCCCTGGCTTGGCCGAAGACTGGAAGCGGCGCCTGTCGGAACGGGCGAAGTGGCTGCAAAAAGCGGTTCATAACAACTAG
- the actP gene encoding cation/acetate symporter ActP codes for MKTSLRYLIVPALLSAAATCVSAADTLQAVEKQPLNVTAIAMFLVFVLTTLGITYWAANKTKSMDDFYNAGGGITGFQNGLALAGDYMSAAALLGVTSMIFFNGFDGVLYSISFFVAWPLLLFLFAERIRNLGRITLSDIASFRLDQNRIRTLTAFGSLTVVCFYLVVQMVGAGQLIQLLFGLPYNYAVIAVGLLMAVYVTFGGMVATTWVQIIKAGLLLVGGTLLAVLALSKFGFSFEQLFTQAVAAHHDGELILLPSKLVADPLALISLSLGLVFGTAGLPHILMRFFTVPDARQARKSVFIATGFIGFFYLIVAVLGLAAIVIVGRDPAFYESGILGGKLIGGGNMPVMHLAKAVGGDLLLGFISAVAFATILAVVSGLTMAGTSAISHDLYVMVFKKGRAEAKDERRVSRIASVGIGIVAVVLGILFKDQNIAFLVALTFGVAASVNFPILALSMYWKGLTTRGALIGGIAGLVSSVSLVILSPAVWVKVLGNPEAIFPFDYPAIISMNVAFFFTWLGSVTDRSSEAALERERFDDQLIRAQTGLGASQAVSH; via the coding sequence ATGAAAACGTCCCTTCGCTACCTCATTGTTCCCGCTCTCCTGAGTGCGGCAGCCACCTGTGTCTCGGCGGCCGACACCTTGCAGGCGGTTGAAAAGCAACCCCTCAATGTCACCGCGATTGCGATGTTCCTGGTCTTCGTCCTGACGACGTTGGGCATCACTTACTGGGCGGCCAACAAGACGAAATCAATGGACGATTTCTACAACGCCGGCGGCGGCATCACAGGCTTCCAGAACGGCCTGGCGCTCGCCGGGGACTACATGTCGGCGGCTGCGTTACTGGGTGTCACCAGCATGATTTTCTTCAACGGCTTCGATGGGGTGCTGTACTCGATCAGCTTCTTTGTCGCCTGGCCACTGCTGTTGTTCCTGTTCGCCGAGCGCATCCGCAATCTGGGACGGATCACGCTCTCGGACATTGCGTCCTTCCGACTCGATCAAAACCGGATTCGTACCCTGACAGCCTTCGGTTCGTTGACCGTGGTGTGCTTCTATCTGGTGGTGCAAATGGTGGGTGCAGGGCAGTTGATCCAGCTGTTGTTCGGTCTTCCCTACAACTATGCGGTGATCGCGGTCGGGCTGTTGATGGCGGTCTATGTCACGTTTGGCGGGATGGTCGCCACCACGTGGGTGCAGATCATCAAGGCCGGGCTGTTGCTGGTGGGCGGCACCTTGCTGGCGGTATTGGCGCTGAGCAAATTCGGGTTTTCCTTCGAACAGCTGTTCACGCAGGCGGTTGCCGCTCATCACGATGGCGAGCTGATCCTGTTGCCGAGCAAGCTGGTGGCCGACCCGTTGGCGCTGATCTCGCTGTCCCTTGGCCTGGTCTTCGGCACCGCCGGATTGCCGCATATCCTCATGCGCTTTTTCACCGTGCCGGATGCGCGGCAGGCGCGTAAATCGGTATTCATCGCGACGGGCTTCATCGGCTTTTTCTACCTGATCGTAGCGGTGCTCGGGCTGGCGGCGATCGTGATCGTCGGGCGCGATCCGGCGTTCTACGAGTCCGGCATTCTGGGTGGCAAGCTCATCGGCGGGGGCAACATGCCGGTGATGCACCTGGCCAAAGCCGTTGGCGGTGACCTGTTACTGGGCTTCATCTCTGCCGTTGCGTTCGCCACGATCCTCGCGGTGGTCTCCGGGCTGACGATGGCGGGGACCTCGGCGATTTCCCATGACCTCTACGTCATGGTCTTCAAGAAAGGTCGAGCCGAGGCGAAAGACGAACGCCGTGTTTCGCGGATCGCTTCGGTTGGCATCGGCATCGTTGCGGTCGTGCTGGGCATCCTGTTCAAGGACCAGAACATCGCCTTCCTGGTGGCGCTGACGTTTGGCGTGGCGGCCTCGGTCAACTTCCCGATCCTCGCGCTTTCGATGTACTGGAAAGGGCTGACGACACGCGGGGCATTGATCGGTGGCATCGCGGGGCTGGTGAGTTCGGTCAGCCTGGTGATTCTCTCGCCGGCGGTGTGGGTCAAGGTGCTGGGCAATCCCGAGGCGATTTTCCCCTTCGACTACCCGGCGATCATTTCGATGAACGTGGCGTTCTTCTTTACCTGGCTCGGCTCGGTCACCGATCGCAGCAGCGAGGCCGCGCTGGAGCGGGAGCGTTTCGATGACCAGCTCATCCGCGCCCAGACCGGCCTCGGGGCCTCGCAGGCGGTCAGCCATTAA
- a CDS encoding LysR family transcriptional regulator, protein MEMRQLKIFCAVAELGSFTAAAVNVNTVQSNVTMRVKELEAELNRELFIRKKSGVVLTSAGQTFLGYARRILQLTEESRSALMDTGVPAGLLRLGSMETTAAIRLPQVLTKYREKYPEVQLSLLTGTTSELIKAIEAHRLDGAFVGGFHQNSALTQEEVFQEELVLVSSNQFQSLPALIEKIPQQTVLVFRTGCFYRSTLENWFYQVGLVPNQIMELGTLDGILSCVAAGMGVTLLPKAIAENCSVRHAICCHTLPTEFAKVSTVFIRRNDTMITSAMSAFIGLAQDQIARPAVA, encoded by the coding sequence ATGGAAATGCGCCAACTGAAGATTTTCTGCGCGGTTGCCGAGCTTGGCAGCTTCACAGCGGCCGCCGTCAATGTGAATACGGTGCAGTCCAACGTCACCATGCGGGTGAAGGAGCTGGAAGCCGAACTGAACCGGGAACTGTTCATCCGCAAAAAGTCCGGGGTAGTGCTGACCTCGGCGGGCCAGACCTTCCTCGGTTATGCGCGGCGCATTTTGCAGCTAACAGAAGAGAGCCGCAGCGCCCTGATGGACACCGGTGTTCCGGCAGGCCTGCTGCGGTTGGGCTCGATGGAAACCACCGCCGCCATCCGCTTGCCGCAAGTGCTCACGAAGTACCGCGAGAAATACCCTGAGGTTCAGTTGTCGCTGTTGACCGGGACCACCTCCGAACTGATCAAGGCGATTGAAGCGCATCGACTCGACGGCGCATTCGTCGGCGGGTTCCACCAGAATTCGGCGTTGACCCAGGAAGAGGTTTTCCAGGAGGAACTGGTGCTGGTCAGCAGCAACCAGTTTCAGTCGCTGCCCGCGCTGATCGAGAAAATCCCGCAGCAAACCGTCCTGGTCTTCCGCACTGGCTGCTTCTACCGTTCGACCCTGGAAAACTGGTTCTATCAGGTCGGGCTGGTCCCCAACCAGATCATGGAACTGGGCACCCTCGACGGCATCCTGTCGTGCGTCGCCGCCGGCATGGGTGTGACCTTGCTGCCCAAGGCCATCGCCGAGAATTGCAGTGTGCGCCATGCCATTTGCTGCCACACACTGCCGACGGAATTCGCCAAGGTCTCGACCGTCTTCATCCGCCGAAACGACACGATGATCACTTCGGCCATGAGCGCATTCATCGGCCTGGCACAAGACCAGATCGCCCGGCCGGCGGTGGCGTAG
- a CDS encoding LysR family transcriptional regulator — MDVTDLKVVDAVARHGSMNKAASELNTVQSNVSARIRALEEELGVALFQRSARGVQVTPAGRRILPFAARLSKLLFDASSAARDDGHPRGVFEIGTLETTLALRLPRLIARFAKAYPDVRPLIRTGTTCSLIQGVIDCKLEGAFVVGPVNHPELLSEKAFREELVLVTSTAINRLEDVAAVDNLKTVVFRIGCSYRQRLDSLLTGLGIPAPEPLEFGSIEAIVACVSAGVGVTLLPIGVVAGALRDGLVNVHKLAPDIADVETVFVRRIDGYFSSALSTFLDSVRLDGVPALAPT, encoded by the coding sequence ATGGATGTAACGGATCTCAAGGTGGTTGACGCGGTGGCGCGCCACGGCAGCATGAACAAGGCCGCCAGCGAACTGAACACCGTGCAATCGAACGTGTCCGCCCGAATTCGAGCACTGGAAGAAGAGCTGGGGGTGGCGCTGTTTCAACGCAGCGCCCGAGGTGTCCAGGTCACCCCGGCCGGGCGGCGCATCCTGCCCTTCGCCGCGCGCCTGTCGAAGCTGCTCTTCGATGCCTCCAGCGCCGCGCGCGACGATGGACATCCACGAGGCGTGTTCGAGATCGGTACGCTGGAGACGACGCTGGCGTTGCGTTTGCCACGGCTGATCGCAAGGTTCGCCAAGGCCTACCCGGACGTTCGCCCGCTGATCCGCACCGGCACCACCTGCAGCCTGATCCAGGGGGTCATCGACTGCAAGCTCGAAGGCGCGTTCGTGGTGGGGCCGGTCAATCACCCGGAACTGCTGAGTGAAAAAGCCTTTCGCGAAGAGCTTGTTTTAGTAACGTCTACCGCCATCAATCGCCTGGAAGACGTCGCCGCTGTCGACAACCTGAAGACGGTCGTCTTTCGAATCGGTTGTTCCTATCGCCAGCGCCTGGATTCCCTGCTGACCGGATTGGGCATCCCGGCGCCCGAGCCCCTTGAGTTCGGGTCGATCGAAGCCATCGTTGCCTGCGTTTCCGCCGGCGTCGGCGTCACGCTGTTACCCATTGGCGTTGTCGCCGGTGCACTGCGCGACGGGTTGGTCAACGTGCATAAGCTGGCACCGGACATCGCCGATGTAGAGACGGTGTTTGTCCGGCGCATCGATGGCTATTTTTCCAGCGCGCTATCGACCTTTCTGGACAGCGTTCGACTGGACGGGGTGCCGGCGCTCGCGCCCACGTAG
- a CDS encoding DUF485 domain-containing protein — protein sequence MNHALESARIRNHPRYQELVSRQRRFVACLVAATLVPYFTFILIAAFAPHVLAQKLSATSVINIGWPLGVAFIVGAWLFTGLYILRANGEFDALTTEIREGAIV from the coding sequence GTGAACCATGCACTCGAATCAGCCAGAATTCGCAATCATCCCCGATATCAGGAGTTGGTCTCAAGGCAGCGAAGATTCGTCGCTTGTCTTGTCGCCGCCACCCTCGTTCCTTACTTCACGTTCATCCTCATCGCCGCGTTCGCGCCGCACGTCCTGGCGCAGAAGCTCTCTGCGACCAGCGTCATCAATATAGGGTGGCCACTCGGCGTCGCCTTCATCGTCGGAGCCTGGTTGTTCACGGGCCTTTACATCCTTCGTGCCAATGGTGAGTTCGACGCGCTCACCACAGAAATTCGCGAAGGAGCCATCGTATGA
- a CDS encoding NAD(P)H-dependent flavin oxidoreductase, producing the protein MSNPLLSLLNIQLPILQSPMVGVSTPRLAAAVSNAGGLGSIGIGASNVEQARAMIQETAALTDKPFNVNLFCHQPAVHDSAREAQWLHFLTPFFAEFGAAAPASLREIYTSFVEDPGMLQMLLEEKPAVVSFHFGLPPQPAIDALKEAGIILLCSVTNLAEAQQAEQAGVHALVAQGYEAGGHRGVFDPQQDTEMGTFALVRVLANACKLPVIAAGGIMDGAGIKSVMQLGASAAQLGTAFILCPESSANGAYRDALKGPRAHQTQVTSVISGRPARGMVNRNFTSLEAAGTALPDYPLTYDANKALNAAATAQANTEFAVQWAGQGAPLAREMPAEALVHLLVAEMKA; encoded by the coding sequence ATGTCCAATCCACTGCTGTCCCTTTTGAACATTCAACTCCCGATTCTTCAATCGCCCATGGTGGGTGTTTCCACCCCGAGACTCGCAGCAGCGGTATCCAATGCCGGCGGCCTGGGTTCCATCGGCATCGGCGCGAGCAACGTCGAGCAGGCGCGGGCCATGATTCAAGAGACGGCAGCGCTGACGGATAAACCCTTCAATGTGAACCTGTTCTGCCACCAGCCTGCCGTGCATGACAGCGCCCGAGAGGCGCAGTGGCTTCACTTCCTGACGCCGTTTTTTGCCGAGTTCGGCGCCGCAGCACCGGCATCGCTGCGTGAGATCTACACCTCGTTCGTCGAAGACCCGGGCATGCTCCAGATGCTCCTGGAAGAAAAACCGGCAGTGGTCAGCTTCCATTTTGGATTGCCCCCACAACCTGCAATCGATGCGCTCAAGGAGGCCGGCATCATCCTGCTGTGTTCCGTGACGAACCTGGCCGAAGCGCAGCAGGCGGAACAGGCGGGTGTACATGCGCTGGTGGCGCAAGGTTATGAAGCCGGTGGGCATCGCGGGGTGTTCGACCCACAGCAGGACACCGAGATGGGCACCTTTGCGCTGGTGCGGGTGCTGGCCAACGCTTGCAAGCTGCCGGTGATTGCGGCGGGCGGCATCATGGACGGCGCAGGCATCAAGTCGGTCATGCAACTGGGCGCCAGTGCAGCGCAGCTGGGCACCGCGTTTATCCTCTGTCCTGAATCCTCCGCCAACGGCGCTTACCGTGACGCCCTGAAGGGGCCGCGTGCGCACCAGACCCAAGTCACCAGCGTGATTTCCGGCCGTCCTGCCCGTGGCATGGTCAATCGCAACTTCACCAGTCTTGAGGCCGCCGGCACGGCGCTGCCCGACTATCCGCTGACCTATGACGCCAACAAGGCGCTCAACGCCGCTGCAACCGCCCAGGCCAACACCGAATTTGCCGTGCAGTGGGCCGGGCAGGGGGCGCCGCTGGCGCGGGAAATGCCGGCCGAGGCGTTGGTGCATCTGTTAGTGGCAGAAATGAAGGCCTGA
- a CDS encoding EAL domain-containing protein, with protein MHRVKDFYNELAQGKLVLAFQPVVWLPDSSRVLYQEGLLRHVDARGEGVYPFSMLEKHQMMRELDRSVVQGVIESLLQNEHLRLGCNISAQSAIVDHFWQPILMQLRDAPSVAARLVIEVTESATPPSTSAAIEFVLCLRELGCRVAIDDFGAGLGTLEFIRQTRPDIVKIDQGYLQRARLETNSAQTLGHLVQLCKTLAPCVIIEGIESEADRALATACGSEWGQGYLFGRPQIDALGARCQVHPGSS; from the coding sequence ATGCACAGAGTCAAAGATTTCTACAACGAATTGGCGCAGGGCAAGTTGGTGTTGGCGTTTCAGCCGGTGGTCTGGTTGCCCGACAGCAGTCGGGTGCTGTACCAGGAAGGGCTGTTGCGACATGTCGATGCGCGGGGCGAAGGGGTCTATCCGTTCTCCATGCTGGAAAAACATCAAATGATGCGTGAGCTCGATCGCAGCGTGGTGCAGGGCGTGATTGAAAGCCTGCTGCAAAACGAACACCTGCGACTGGGCTGCAACATCTCTGCGCAAAGCGCCATCGTCGACCACTTCTGGCAACCGATACTCATGCAATTGCGCGATGCGCCTTCGGTGGCCGCGCGACTGGTGATCGAAGTGACCGAAAGCGCCACACCCCCAAGCACCTCGGCGGCGATTGAATTCGTGTTGTGCCTGCGTGAACTGGGCTGCCGAGTGGCCATCGATGATTTCGGCGCAGGGTTGGGCACGCTGGAATTCATTCGGCAAACCCGACCCGATATCGTCAAGATCGATCAGGGTTACCTCCAGCGCGCACGCCTGGAAACCAACAGCGCGCAGACCCTGGGCCATCTGGTGCAACTGTGCAAAACCCTGGCGCCGTGCGTGATCATCGAGGGGATTGAATCCGAAGCCGATCGCGCCCTCGCCACTGCCTGCGGTAGCGAGTGGGGGCAGGGTTATCTCTTCGGCCGCCCGCAGATCGATGCGCTGGGTGCGCGTTGCCAGGTGCACCCCGGGTCGTCATAA
- a CDS encoding AraC family transcriptional regulator, with product MHRMTSTGFRVLADVLTDAGANVEALLKEFDSSHEEVWANPDGVRLELVYKVMAEAEKRTGNPDIGLLAYARAHPANLEVLGYAVMSCATLSSALHRLVEYQSLICNGFYMCLDQEPTALKLIGFDISAQPSLTPRAFIDAGAAQTVGLVHWLLPKRKPQPVAATFTYPKPADTTRLERLLGRNLSFDAAYNSLTFSIDDCSIALPTADPALDVLHVEYARTRLKQLLNGSMTERVRRVLSERLAQGVPSDLNRIAQAVGVSARSLQRRLSNEGMHFSALQDEARLRLAHSFLRNSARSVKYIGALLGFRDQSSFHKACIRWFGMTPGRYRGES from the coding sequence ATGCACAGAATGACCAGCACCGGTTTTCGGGTGCTCGCCGACGTCTTGACCGACGCCGGCGCCAACGTAGAAGCCTTGCTCAAAGAGTTCGACAGCAGCCATGAGGAGGTCTGGGCAAACCCCGATGGCGTCAGACTGGAGCTGGTCTACAAGGTGATGGCAGAAGCGGAAAAAAGAACCGGCAACCCGGACATTGGTTTGCTGGCTTACGCCCGCGCGCACCCGGCGAACCTGGAGGTGCTGGGTTACGCCGTGATGTCTTGCGCCACGCTAAGCTCCGCGCTGCATCGGCTGGTGGAGTATCAGTCGTTGATCTGCAATGGCTTCTATATGTGCCTGGACCAGGAACCGACGGCGCTGAAACTGATCGGCTTCGACATCAGCGCCCAGCCGTCGCTGACACCCCGCGCCTTCATCGATGCGGGCGCCGCGCAAACCGTGGGACTGGTGCACTGGCTGCTGCCCAAACGCAAACCTCAGCCCGTGGCAGCGACATTCACTTACCCAAAGCCTGCGGACACTACCCGGCTGGAGCGTTTGCTCGGCCGCAACCTGTCATTCGACGCGGCTTACAACAGCCTGACTTTCAGCATCGACGACTGCTCGATTGCCTTGCCGACCGCTGACCCGGCCCTGGACGTTCTGCATGTTGAATACGCCCGCACTCGCCTGAAACAGCTGCTCAACGGCTCGATGACCGAACGTGTTCGACGGGTATTGTCCGAGCGCCTGGCCCAAGGCGTGCCCAGTGACCTGAACAGAATTGCCCAGGCGGTCGGCGTGAGTGCGCGTAGCCTGCAACGGCGCTTGAGCAACGAAGGCATGCACTTCTCGGCGCTGCAGGATGAAGCGCGATTGAGGCTCGCGCACAGCTTCCTGCGCAACTCGGCGCGCAGTGTGAAGTACATCGGCGCGCTGCTGGGTTTTCGCGATCAGAGCAGCTTTCACAAAGCCTGCATCCGCTGGTTCGGCATGACGCCCGGGCGTTATCGGGGAGAGTCCTGA
- a CDS encoding NAD(P)H-dependent flavin oxidoreductase, translating into MNEARFDFAGNAITRLCGVKYPIFLGGMAAISGPQLVAAVANAGGMGVLGGLRLPPLTLRRWIRETRALTDKPFGVNLVPQFGGPDVFEAQFQVVLEEKPRLLSLFYAEAYSADMIPRAKAAGLTVMVQVGSVELARIAFAQGADIIVAQGSESGGHLNRGTIGIMPLLSSILRVAEGRPVLAAGGIVAGNDVQALMSLGASGVVVGTAFIATDESNAHPLYKQKIVEATTDDTEYRTGYSFGWTYGTPHRVIPNRDKWNLLRLIGGGARAIDKPRMAKKLSLYAGQGVGKIHSVVPAAERVAELALGLPTAPGLRSAQEGGATGRFLQEERRSLGWQ; encoded by the coding sequence ATGAACGAAGCCAGATTCGATTTTGCAGGAAACGCCATCACACGACTTTGCGGCGTGAAGTACCCGATCTTTCTTGGTGGCATGGCGGCGATTTCCGGTCCTCAACTGGTTGCGGCGGTCGCCAACGCTGGGGGCATGGGCGTCCTTGGCGGCCTGCGCTTGCCGCCGTTGACCTTGCGCCGATGGATACGGGAAACCCGTGCGCTGACCGACAAGCCCTTTGGTGTGAACCTTGTTCCGCAGTTCGGCGGCCCGGACGTATTCGAAGCGCAGTTCCAGGTGGTGCTGGAAGAAAAGCCCCGGCTGCTTTCACTGTTTTATGCCGAGGCCTATTCCGCCGACATGATTCCCCGGGCGAAGGCCGCGGGGCTGACGGTCATGGTGCAAGTGGGGTCGGTGGAACTCGCCAGGATTGCCTTCGCGCAAGGCGCCGACATTATTGTGGCGCAAGGCAGTGAGAGTGGCGGTCATTTGAATCGGGGCACGATCGGCATCATGCCGTTGTTGTCGTCAATCCTGCGCGTCGCGGAGGGGCGACCGGTCCTGGCGGCGGGCGGCATTGTGGCGGGTAACGATGTCCAGGCATTGATGTCGCTGGGTGCGTCAGGCGTGGTGGTGGGCACGGCGTTTATTGCCACCGACGAGTCGAACGCGCACCCGCTCTACAAGCAAAAGATTGTCGAGGCGACGACGGATGACACAGAGTACCGGACCGGTTATTCGTTCGGCTGGACCTACGGCACGCCTCACCGGGTGATTCCCAATCGGGACAAGTGGAACCTGCTGCGGTTGATCGGCGGTGGCGCCCGGGCGATCGACAAACCGCGGATGGCGAAAAAGCTGTCGTTGTACGCGGGGCAGGGGGTGGGCAAGATTCACAGCGTTGTGCCAGCGGCGGAGCGTGTGGCGGAGCTGGCCCTTGGCTTGCCGACGGCACCGGGCTTACGGTCGGCGCAGGAGGGCGGCGCGACAGGCCGGTTCCTGCAGGAGGAGAGAAGGTCACTCGGCTGGCAGTGA
- a CDS encoding GGDEF domain-containing protein, whose amino-acid sequence MDGLGLRYETEDLIARQVHTDRLHQLFRQSVSAVFGSFLAVLMLCWLCWERFDHTVITWWIALLAASSLLRISMFIAYFRCATSERTPQRWERTYWVTLMLSAGIWGSGALAAIPTDDLLAQALVLLFCVGMSVSAVSCYSAYRYMTVVSISLVLFPCTIWLLFQPSSLQVGMGAAVLVFASFVFSATRSLSDALETAFRLTREIEHAHSVSTRAAQTDELTGLKNRRAFFEHAQQLYGHCKDNHLPLCAVMLDMDHFKHINDTYGHQVGDQVLRQMGAVISRSFRETDVHGRLGGEEFAVLLPDTSIEVAQNIAEELIHSIAGLMSGPVHRISASVGVASMNAEDHDLHSLMNNADKALYRAKARGRNQVAVSE is encoded by the coding sequence ATGGATGGCCTTGGATTGCGGTACGAAACGGAAGATTTAATCGCAAGGCAGGTGCACACGGACCGACTGCACCAGCTGTTCCGCCAGTCGGTTTCAGCGGTATTTGGCAGTTTCCTCGCGGTGCTGATGCTGTGCTGGCTGTGCTGGGAGCGTTTTGATCACACGGTCATTACGTGGTGGATCGCACTGCTGGCGGCCTCGTCGCTGTTGCGGATTTCGATGTTCATTGCCTATTTTCGCTGTGCGACCAGTGAGCGCACCCCGCAACGCTGGGAGCGCACGTATTGGGTCACGCTGATGTTGTCCGCCGGTATCTGGGGCTCCGGTGCACTCGCGGCGATTCCGACCGATGATTTGTTGGCCCAGGCGCTGGTCCTGCTATTTTGCGTCGGGATGTCTGTCAGCGCCGTGTCCTGTTACTCCGCCTATCGCTACATGACGGTGGTGTCCATTTCCCTGGTGTTGTTCCCCTGTACGATCTGGCTGCTGTTTCAACCCTCGTCCCTGCAAGTCGGCATGGGGGCGGCGGTGTTGGTGTTCGCCTCATTTGTATTCAGCGCGACGCGCAGCCTGTCCGACGCACTGGAAACCGCCTTTCGTTTAACCCGTGAAATAGAGCACGCGCACAGTGTTTCCACGCGCGCCGCGCAGACCGACGAACTCACCGGCCTGAAAAACCGCCGGGCTTTTTTCGAACACGCCCAGCAGCTGTATGGCCACTGCAAGGACAACCACTTGCCGCTGTGTGCCGTGATGCTGGACATGGATCACTTCAAGCACATCAACGACACCTACGGGCATCAGGTCGGGGATCAGGTGCTGCGGCAAATGGGAGCGGTCATCAGCCGCTCCTTTCGCGAAACCGACGTTCACGGTCGATTGGGCGGGGAGGAGTTCGCCGTGCTGCTGCCGGACACCTCGATCGAGGTCGCACAGAACATTGCCGAGGAACTCATCCATTCGATCGCCGGCCTGATGTCCGGACCGGTTCACCGCATCTCGGCCAGCGTCGGTGTCGCGTCAATGAATGCCGAGGATCACGACCTGCACAGTTTGATGAACAACGCAGACAAGGCGTTGTATCGGGCCAAGGCGCGCGGGCGGAATCAGGTGGCGGTGTCCGAGTAG
- a CDS encoding cytochrome b, whose amino-acid sequence MQLRDNGLRFSPITVALHWVVALSLLAIFGLQVMIDQAPSDATRMPFAHLQNLVGLILFLVSVYRFWARITSYHPLPVGTPNPIEVIISRSVAVALALAMVLLPVAVWASRSAGGEAVVLPGGFSIPTLLPIHAGLKHVVDVLFDIGASAFLAGLALHVFGAVKNHFLLKNNTLKRMLGKHVEL is encoded by the coding sequence ATGCAACTTCGAGACAATGGCTTAAGGTTTTCACCCATCACCGTGGCGCTGCACTGGGTCGTGGCACTGTCGCTGCTGGCGATCTTCGGCTTGCAGGTGATGATCGACCAGGCCCCCAGCGATGCCACGCGGATGCCATTCGCTCACCTGCAAAACCTGGTGGGGCTGATTCTGTTCCTGGTGTCGGTCTATCGATTCTGGGCCAGGATCACCTCGTACCATCCGCTGCCCGTGGGCACACCCAATCCCATCGAGGTCATCATCAGCCGTTCGGTCGCGGTGGCGCTCGCCCTGGCGATGGTGCTGCTGCCGGTTGCGGTTTGGGCTTCCCGTTCGGCGGGCGGCGAGGCCGTGGTTTTGCCTGGAGGATTCTCCATTCCAACGCTCTTGCCCATTCACGCCGGACTCAAGCATGTCGTCGATGTGCTGTTCGATATCGGCGCTTCGGCGTTTCTCGCGGGGCTGGCCTTGCATGTCTTCGGTGCGGTCAAGAATCACTTTCTCCTGAAGAACAACACGCTCAAGCGGATGCTTGGAAAACATGTGGAGCTGTGA